The following proteins are encoded in a genomic region of Engraulis encrasicolus isolate BLACKSEA-1 unplaced genomic scaffold, IST_EnEncr_1.0 scaffold_173_np1212, whole genome shotgun sequence:
- the LOC134442486 gene encoding zinc finger protein 883-like isoform X1: MEDALSIIKMEEDCDNCLLSEDGVVVFSSGALDCKVETDSTGWSSSYASSNGTLSTTEAKVFKEENCESLLFPMPIKCDIEETTAKAEDYLEESGDGALKIGGADPLCTEQTSSSAGIKAELQQGQDGSAVAPVLSSEMNHPHPDLVSRYQLKKISVRLVDCCTRLRQEGTNGKKNKDGEKPEPVLCGGPGTEPITSVIPQSTAVPVITTHALTEKHCRSLCGEHFNARTSLTAHQLIHRGKKSYVCQHCGKNLSSATKLKAHQHIHTGERAYACQHCDKSFSSATKLKVHNRVHTGERPYACYQCGKCFTVAATLKKHQRIHTGERPYACQHCGKSFSRAEDLKRHQLIHTGEKSYVCHQCSKRFSKAEQLRRHQLIHTGERPYPCQQCGKHFSRAEHLKKHQHIHTGERPYACHQCGQRFTVAANLKVHQLIHTGERPYVCQHCGKSFSAAGNLKRHNRTHTGERPYVCQNCGKCFSDGGSFRRHQRIHTRDKP, encoded by the exons ATGGAGGACGCACTATCGATCATTAAAATGGAGGAGGACTGTGACAATTGTCTGCTCAGTGAGGACGGGGTAGTTGTGTTTTCTTCAGGTGCTTTGGATTGCAAGGTTGAGACCGACTCAACTGGTTGGTCGTCATCATATGCCTCCTCTAATGGGACATTGTCGACAACAGAAGCAAAGGTTTTCAAAGAAGAGAACTGTGAATCGTTACTTTTCCCGATGCCCATCAAATGCGACATTGAAGAGACAACAGCGAAGGCCGAAGACTACCTGGAAGAAAGTGGTGATGGTGCTTTGAAGA TAGGTGGAGCTgaccccctttgcacagagcagaCCTCCTCATCTGCAGGCATCAAAGCTGAACTGCAGCAG GGTCAAGATGGATCAGCCGTGGCTCCTGTCCTGAGCTCTGAGATGAATCATCCTCATCCAGATCTAGTGTCACGGTACCAGCTGAAGAAGATATCAGTGAGACTGGTAGACTGCTGTACAAGACTTCGTCAAGAAGGAACGAATGGCAAGAAAAACAAAGATGGGGAGAAACCTGAACCTG TCTTGTGTGGTGGGCCAGGAACGGAACCAATTACATCTGTAATTCCCCAATCCACGGCTGTCCCAGTAATAACGACGCATGCACTAACAGAGAAACACTGCCGTTCTCTTTGTGGTGAGCACTTCAATGCCAGGACAAGTCTGACAGCACACCAGCTCATCCACAGAGGAAAGAAGTCCTACGTCTGCCAACACTGTGGCAAAAACCTTTCAAGTGCAACAAAGCTCAAAGCGcaccaacacattcacacaggagagagggccTATGCCTGCCAACATTGTGACAAAAGCTTTTCAAGCGCAACAAAACTCAAAGTGCACAACCgcgttcacacaggagagagacccTATGCCTGCTACCAGTGTGGGAAATGTTTTACAGTGGCAGCGACtctcaaaaaacaccaacgcattcacacaggagagaggccctatgcctGCCAGCATTGTGGCAAAAGTTTTTCACGGGCGGAGGATCTCAAACGACACCAactcattcacacaggagagaagtcaTATGTTTGCCACCAGTGTAGTAAACGGTTTTCAAAGGCAGAACAGCTCAGACGACACCAactcattcacacaggagagaggccctacCCCTGCCAGCAATGTGGCAAACATTTTTCACGGGCAGAACatctcaaaaaacaccaacacattcacacaggagagaggccctatgcctGCCATCAGTGTGGTCAACGTTTTACAGTGGCGGCAAATCTCAAAGTacaccagctcattcacacaggagagaggccctatgtctgCCAGCATTGTGGTAAAAGTTTTTCAGCGGCAGGGAATCTCAAACGACACAACCGCACTCACACgggagagaggccctatgtctgCCAAAATTGTGGTAAATGTTTTTCAGATGGAGGGAGTTTCCGAcgacaccaacgcattcacacaaGAGACAAGCCTTAG
- the LOC134442486 gene encoding uncharacterized protein LOC134442486 isoform X3: MEDALSIIKMEEDCDNCLLSEDGVVVFSSGALDCKVETDSTGWSSSYASSNGTLSTTEAKVFKEENCESLLFPMPIKCDIEETTAKAEDYLEESGDGALKIGGADPLCTEQTSSSAGIKAELQQGQDGSAVAPVLSSEMNHPHPDLVSRYQLKKISVRLVDCCTRLRQEGTNGKKNKDGEKPEPVGGADPLCTEQTSSSAGIKAELQQVQWCFIHSGLP; the protein is encoded by the exons ATGGAGGACGCACTATCGATCATTAAAATGGAGGAGGACTGTGACAATTGTCTGCTCAGTGAGGACGGGGTAGTTGTGTTTTCTTCAGGTGCTTTGGATTGCAAGGTTGAGACCGACTCAACTGGTTGGTCGTCATCATATGCCTCCTCTAATGGGACATTGTCGACAACAGAAGCAAAGGTTTTCAAAGAAGAGAACTGTGAATCGTTACTTTTCCCGATGCCCATCAAATGCGACATTGAAGAGACAACAGCGAAGGCCGAAGACTACCTGGAAGAAAGTGGTGATGGTGCTTTGAAGA TAGGTGGAGCTgaccccctttgcacagagcagaCCTCCTCATCTGCAGGCATCAAAGCTGAACTGCAGCAG GGTCAAGATGGATCAGCCGTGGCTCCTGTCCTGAGCTCTGAGATGAATCATCCTCATCCAGATCTAGTGTCACGGTACCAGCTGAAGAAGATATCAGTGAGACTGGTAGACTGCTGTACAAGACTTCGTCAAGAAGGAACGAATGGCAAGAAAAACAAAGATGGGGAGAAACCTGAACCTG TAGGTGGAGCTgaccccctttgcacagagcagaCCTCCTCATCTGCAGGCATCAAAGCTGAACTGCAGCAGGTACAGTGGTGCTTCATTCATTCAGGGTTGCCCTAG
- the LOC134442486 gene encoding zinc finger protein ZFP2-like isoform X2 yields MEDALSIIKMEEDCDNCLLSEDGVVVFSSGALDCKVETDSTGWSSSYASSNGTLSTTEAKVFKEENCESLLFPMPIKCDIEETTAKAEDYLEESGDGALKIGGADPLCTEQTSSSAGIKAELQQGQDGSAVAPVLSSEMNHPHPDLVSRYQLKKISVRLVDCCTRLRQEGTNGKKNKDGEKPEPVLCGGPETESISSVIPQSTAAPEITTHALTKKNSLLGDCFHARTSLTAHQLIHRGKKSYVCQHCGKNLSSATKLKAHQRIHTGERAYACQHCDKSFSSATKLKVHNRVHTGERPYACYQCGKCFTEARTLKKHQHIHTGERPYACQHCDKCFSWAMTLKRHQLIHTGDKSFVCHQCSKRFSRAEHLKVHQHVHTGERPHVCQHCGKRFSQTGDLKKHQRTHTRERPYVCHQCGKSFSDAGSLKVHNRIHTGERPYVCQQCDKSFSQAADLKRHQRIHTGERPYVCHQCGKRCSQAGDLKKHQRIHTGERPYV; encoded by the exons ATGGAGGACGCACTATCGATCATTAAAATGGAGGAGGACTGTGACAATTGTCTGCTCAGTGAGGACGGGGTAGTTGTGTTTTCTTCAGGTGCTTTGGATTGCAAGGTTGAGACCGACTCAACTGGTTGGTCGTCATCATATGCCTCCTCTAATGGGACATTGTCGACAACAGAAGCAAAGGTTTTCAAAGAAGAGAACTGTGAATCGTTACTTTTCCCGATGCCCATCAAATGCGACATTGAAGAGACAACAGCGAAGGCCGAAGACTACCTGGAAGAAAGTGGTGATGGTGCTTTGAAGA TAGGTGGAGCTgaccccctttgcacagagcagaCCTCCTCATCTGCAGGCATCAAAGCTGAACTGCAGCAG GGTCAAGATGGATCAGCCGTGGCTCCTGTCCTGAGCTCTGAGATGAATCATCCTCATCCAGATCTAGTGTCACGGTACCAGCTGAAGAAGATATCAGTGAGACTGGTAGACTGCTGTACAAGACTTCGTCAAGAAGGAACGAATGGCAAGAAAAACAAAGATGGGGAGAAACCTGAACCTG TCTTGTGTGGTGGGCCAGAAACGGAATCAATTTCATCTGTAATTCCCCAATCCACGGCTGCCCCAGAAATAACGACGCATGCACTGACAAAGAAAAATTCTCTTTTAGGCGACTGCTTCCATGCCAGGACAAGTCTGACAGCGCACCAGCTCATCCACAGAGGAAAGAAGTCTTACGTCTGCCAACACTGTGGCAAAAACCTTTCAAGTGCAACAAAGCTCAAAGCgcaccaacgcattcacacaggagagagggccTATGCCTGCCAACATTGTGACAAAAGCTTTTCAAGCGCAACAAAACTCAAAGTACACAACCgcgttcacacaggagagaggccctacGCCTGCTACCAGTGTGGGAAATGTTTTACAGAGGCACGGActctcaaaaaacaccaacacattcacacaggcgAGAGGCCCTATGCCTGCCAGCATTGTGACAAATGTTTTTCATGGGCAATGACTCTCAAACGACACCAACTCATTCACACTGGAGATAAGTCCTTTGTTTGCCATCAGTGTAGCAAGCGTTTTTCACGGGCAGAACATCTCAAAGTACACCAACacgttcacacaggagagaggccccaTGTCTGCCAGCATTGTGGTAAACGTTTTTCACAGACAGGGGATCTCAAAAAGCATCAACGCACTCACACTAgagagaggccctatgtctgCCACCAGTGTGGTAAAAGTTTTTCAGACGCGGGGAGTCTCAAAGTTCACAACCGCATTCACACAGGCGAGAGGCCCTATGTCTGCCAGCAGTGTGACAAAAGTTTTTCACAGGCAGCGGACCTCAAACGACACCAACGCATTCAtacaggagagaggccctatgtctgCCACCAGTGTGGTAAGCGTTGTTCACAGGCGGGGGATCTCAAAAagcaccaacgcattcacactggagagaggccctatgtctgA